ACTTGACTTGACTTTCTCTAATTTTTacaaatcattaaaataaaaaattacatattccACATGTTAATTTTAACTCTTTAGTCCTAAATTGAGAATCTCAAAGAACTTTTTCAAGCGTCGATTTGCTCTCtctattaacaaaaaaaaaggcatTTCTATCGTCGTTTCATTGActcatttttaataaaattagatAATTTTGAGCTAGGGATTGTAGAAGTGACCCCCACATCTGCATTTCCATCCAAGTGGCTTGTAATTCGAGTACCTGCTACCTCCCGCACGTGAAAGTGACGATTCTACCGTGCTGTGGTCCATGGACCTAGCTTGGGTTCGAGCCACATTGCCACTTGGTTCGACACCATTATTACTCGGTAGGCTCGGTACCTGCACTAGTGGCAATTGCATCATTCAACATGACTTATTCCCAAATTTTAtgtcaattatatatatgtaaaccaaaataaacatttaatttggaatttaaaaaaaaaaacactttaattAGAACGACAAATCATGATACAAAATCAAATTGtgataataattgaaaaattctGCGTACGCTACTGACCTGAATTGCCCTGCATGGATGGCATTGGTTACACTTGTTGTAACAACTCGGTGGCATTGAACCCAATCTTGATTTCTCTTCAACTAAGACATCCTATAAAactcaaaaccaaaaaaataaaaactcaatcAACTATTTTCAACTCGaaccatatatatatgtacaatattttttaaaatataatatataataaataacattatatttttaaactagCTAATTCATGATAAGCCTATTAACTTCCTTATAAAATGTCTATGGTTAAAAATCACCGAcatatattcaaaattcaaattcttggTCATGTACCACATGGACTACTACAAGTACTAGTAGTactatataaacaaaaaaagaagaagattataATAGAAGAAATTTAAGAGATAATTACCTTTGTAGAGTCTAGGGTTTCATGTTTATAATTAGGGTTTAAGGAATATGAATTAGGAGAGAGTAGTACTAGAAGAAtgagaaatgcaataacaattTCTTTGATAGAGAAAATTAATGAGGAAAAAAGTGAAGTTATACTCATAGCTTCCATTGTagcatttttcttaaattatatataacttcacataaaagaagaaagaaaaaaaaagatgaaaaaccCT
The DNA window shown above is from Solanum stenotomum isolate F172 chromosome 6, ASM1918654v1, whole genome shotgun sequence and carries:
- the LOC125867692 gene encoding EPIDERMAL PATTERNING FACTOR-like protein 1 isoform X1; amino-acid sequence: MEAMSITSLFSSLIFSIKEIVIAFLILLVLLSPNSYSLNPNYKHETLDSTKDVLVEEKSRLGSMPPSCYNKCNQCHPCRAIQVPSLPSNNGVEPSGNVARTQARSMDHSTVESSLSRAGGSRYSNYKPLGWKCRCGGHFYNP
- the LOC125867692 gene encoding EPIDERMAL PATTERNING FACTOR-like protein 1 isoform X2, encoding MEAMSITSLFSSLIFSIKEIVIAFLILLVLLSPNSYSLNPNYKHETLDSTKDVLVEEKSRLGSMPPSCYNKCNQCHPCRAIQCRYRAYRVIMVSNQVAMWLEPKLGPWTTAR